One genomic window of Desulfovibrio aminophilus DSM 12254 includes the following:
- a CDS encoding flagellar protein FlaG, whose protein sequence is MEPYVQMNIQTAPAQTAQAPSRAVAGGSGVQRREETGSGAGQASPLNAEETRNLAAKAETALREQGVDLKFVVSEDAGQVQVEIHDAASDKLIRKVPQDELLQLQQSLKQFAGVLYNRPV, encoded by the coding sequence ATGGAACCCTACGTGCAGATGAACATCCAGACCGCTCCGGCTCAGACGGCCCAGGCTCCGTCGCGGGCGGTCGCCGGGGGAAGCGGGGTCCAGCGGCGGGAGGAAACGGGGTCCGGGGCCGGACAGGCCTCCCCCCTGAACGCCGAAGAGACCAGGAATCTGGCCGCGAAGGCGGAGACCGCCCTGCGTGAGCAGGGAGTGGACCTCAAGTTCGTGGTCAGCGAGGACGCCGGGCAGGTCCAGGTGGAGATCCACGACGCGGCCAGCGACAAGCTGATCCGCAAGGTTCCCCAGGACGAGCTGCTGCAGCTTCAGCAATCCCTGAAGCAGTTCGCCGGAGTCCTCTACAACCGCCCGGTCTGA
- a CDS encoding tetratricopeptide repeat protein: protein MPEVQAIVRYNSEACRAEREGRLDQAMLSLAMALRLAREIDRPLLEAHSKKHMGRIYARAGRPEEAELCFRMALRLRPSGFAGL from the coding sequence ATGCCCGAAGTCCAGGCCATCGTCCGCTACAACTCCGAGGCCTGCCGCGCCGAACGCGAGGGCCGCCTGGACCAGGCCATGCTCAGCCTGGCCATGGCCCTGCGCCTCGCCCGCGAGATCGACCGCCCCCTGCTGGAGGCCCACTCCAAGAAACACATGGGCCGTATCTACGCCCGGGCCGGACGGCCCGAGGAGGCCGAACTCTGCTTCCGCATGGCCCTCCGCCTTCGTCCGTCCGGCTTCGCCGGGTTATAG
- a CDS encoding tetratricopeptide repeat protein produces MSEPRTPCPGRCRTLRLVGSLCRGGMRLFDNDESVLAERMQRQALVLVAELGGMPVLEAKIRNNLGVILTCSGRLDEAEAELGRALELIRARIGDGNRVHQIVRMNLRTTLNRQLDRQMGPILAAAV; encoded by the coding sequence ATGTCTGAGCCGCGCACGCCCTGTCCGGGCCGCTGCCGCACCCTGCGCCTGGTGGGTTCCCTCTGCCGGGGCGGGATGCGCCTGTTCGACAACGACGAGTCCGTCCTGGCCGAGCGGATGCAGCGTCAGGCCCTGGTCCTGGTGGCCGAGCTGGGCGGGATGCCCGTGCTGGAGGCCAAGATCCGCAACAACCTGGGCGTGATCCTGACCTGTTCCGGCCGCCTGGACGAGGCCGAGGCCGAACTCGGCCGCGCCCTGGAGCTCATCCGCGCGCGCATCGGCGACGGCAACCGCGTCCATCAGATCGTGCGCATGAACCTGCGCACGACCCTCAACCGCCAACTGGACCGACAGATGGGGCCCATCCTGGCCGCCGCCGTCTAG
- a CDS encoding flavodoxin, with protein MSKVLIVYGSTTGNTETAAGYVADVLRKHGADVALKNAADVEAEGLARGWDLVLLGSSTWGDEDIELQDDFVHLYEGLDQAGLDGVKTAVFGCGDSGYPHFCGAVDALEERARDLGAVLVVDGLKIDGDPERGEIAAWAETVAVHV; from the coding sequence ATGAGCAAGGTTCTGATCGTCTACGGTTCCACCACCGGCAACACCGAGACCGCCGCCGGGTACGTCGCGGACGTGCTGCGCAAACACGGCGCGGACGTGGCCCTGAAGAACGCCGCCGACGTGGAGGCCGAGGGCCTGGCCCGGGGCTGGGATCTGGTCCTCCTGGGCTCGTCCACCTGGGGCGACGAGGACATCGAACTCCAGGACGACTTCGTGCATCTCTATGAAGGCCTCGACCAAGCCGGGCTGGACGGGGTGAAGACCGCGGTGTTCGGCTGCGGCGACTCCGGCTACCCCCATTTCTGCGGCGCGGTGGACGCCCTCGAGGAGCGGGCCCGGGACCTGGGCGCGGTGCTGGTGGTCGACGGGCTCAAGATCGACGGCGACCCCGAGCGCGGCGAGATCGCGGCCTGGGCCGAGACGGTGGCCGTCCATGTCTGA
- a CDS encoding epoxyqueuosine reductase QueH, which translates to MRILLHVCCGPCSITVARTLLDEGHELEGLFFNPNIHPLGEYAKRRDGALEVAERLGFPLRVLDAEYDPKVFFRAVTGREDDRRCGECYRIRLTRAAELAREGGFEAFTTTLLYSKYQKHEDIAALGQGLAADGTGFLYRDFRSGWKDGIRISKEWDIYRQQWCGCLYSENERYRALLKT; encoded by the coding sequence ATGCGGATATTGCTGCACGTGTGCTGCGGGCCGTGCTCAATCACGGTGGCGCGGACATTGCTGGACGAGGGCCACGAACTGGAGGGACTGTTCTTCAACCCGAACATCCACCCGTTGGGCGAATACGCCAAACGGCGGGATGGGGCCCTGGAGGTGGCGGAACGCCTGGGCTTTCCACTGCGGGTGTTGGACGCGGAGTATGATCCGAAGGTGTTTTTCCGGGCCGTGACGGGCCGGGAGGACGACCGGCGCTGCGGGGAGTGCTACCGCATCCGGCTGACGCGGGCGGCGGAACTGGCGCGCGAGGGCGGCTTCGAGGCCTTCACGACCACGCTGCTCTACAGCAAGTATCAGAAGCACGAGGACATCGCGGCCCTGGGCCAGGGACTGGCCGCCGACGGAACCGGGTTCCTGTACCGCGACTTCCGCTCGGGCTGGAAGGACGGCATCCGGATTTCCAAGGAATGGGACATCTACCGGCAGCAGTGGTGCGGCTGCCTCTACAGCGAAAACGAGCGCTACCGGGCGCTGCTGAAGACCTAG
- the hemW gene encoding radical SAM family heme chaperone HemW, whose translation MPRLFGEELPVEGPKREPAAPEGGPDKAILLYVHVPFCRRKCHYCAFHSQSFNQVTFAWYLKILLAEIELWGKRLSRPRVETLFFGGGTPSLFPLNDLARVMDALRASFRLDDGLEATLEANPDSACDVSFFRALLSIGFNRLSLGVQSLDDPDLILLGRPHSARQAVDTFALARQAGFGNISLDLISGLPGQRQRDWLRQLEGAVRLRPEHLSCYGLTVEPGTPLERSLDLGEYALPSEKEQGQMYVYGAEYLESQGYLQYEVSNFARMGFACRHNLGYWQGRDYLGLGPSAVSTLGRRRFTNPRYMDAYDAAVRGGFAGLDFEELDDAARLREMVMLSLRTTEGLDLVRYRKLSGRDLLKDEARLMQGLRQNDLVRIKKGRLSLTKTGMLVSNSIISRLI comes from the coding sequence ATGCCCCGGCTGTTCGGAGAGGAGTTGCCCGTGGAGGGGCCCAAGCGGGAGCCCGCCGCGCCCGAGGGAGGCCCGGACAAGGCCATCCTGCTCTACGTCCACGTGCCTTTCTGCCGCCGCAAGTGCCACTACTGCGCCTTCCACTCCCAGAGCTTCAACCAGGTCACCTTCGCCTGGTACCTGAAGATCCTCCTGGCCGAGATCGAACTCTGGGGCAAACGGCTTTCCCGGCCGCGCGTGGAGACGCTCTTCTTCGGCGGCGGCACCCCGAGCCTGTTCCCGCTGAACGATCTGGCCCGGGTCATGGACGCCCTGCGGGCCAGCTTCCGCCTGGACGACGGCCTGGAGGCCACCCTGGAGGCCAACCCGGACTCGGCCTGCGACGTGTCCTTCTTCCGCGCCCTGCTCTCCATCGGCTTCAACCGCCTGAGCCTGGGCGTGCAGAGCCTGGACGACCCGGACCTGATCCTGCTCGGCAGGCCGCATTCCGCGCGCCAGGCCGTGGACACCTTCGCCCTGGCCCGCCAGGCCGGGTTCGGCAACATCAGCCTGGACCTCATCTCCGGCCTGCCCGGCCAGAGGCAGCGCGACTGGCTGCGCCAGCTGGAGGGCGCGGTGAGGCTGCGGCCCGAGCACCTGTCCTGCTACGGCCTGACCGTGGAGCCGGGCACGCCCCTGGAGCGTTCGCTGGACCTGGGGGAATACGCCCTGCCCTCGGAAAAGGAGCAGGGCCAGATGTACGTCTACGGCGCGGAGTACCTGGAGTCCCAGGGCTACCTCCAGTACGAGGTCTCCAACTTCGCGCGCATGGGCTTCGCCTGCCGCCACAACCTGGGCTACTGGCAGGGCCGCGACTACCTCGGCCTGGGCCCCTCGGCCGTGTCCACCCTGGGGCGGCGGCGGTTCACCAACCCGCGCTACATGGACGCCTACGACGCGGCCGTGCGCGGCGGGTTCGCGGGCCTGGACTTCGAGGAGCTGGACGACGCCGCCCGGCTGCGCGAGATGGTCATGCTCTCCCTGCGCACCACCGAGGGCCTGGACCTGGTCCGCTACCGCAAGCTCTCGGGCCGCGACCTGCTCAAGGACGAGGCCAGGCTCATGCAGGGCCTGCGCCAGAACGACCTCGTGCGGATCAAGAAGGGCCGCCTCTCCCTGACCAAGACCGGCATGCTCGTCTCCAACTCCATCATCAGCCGCCTCATCTGA
- a CDS encoding tlde1 domain-containing protein, with the protein MFSVLPAFVAPGEAGRGKARLENTLELPDWPNERNVFPGGTGGEQAQSRGKVFLPPPPPPSKGPYLIWSQSKGTLTDQDGNVLGNGYSGKGTPGEKDAGRNNPGREGEENVGPIPRGNWRVVEITDENYRPDLARPIFKLEPDTETEARVNSMGRKPRSFLVHGDNAESDASEGCIILNYPTRSMLKKYKDKVIHVSE; encoded by the coding sequence ATGTTCTCCGTCCTTCCCGCCTTCGTGGCACCGGGCGAGGCCGGCCGGGGAAAGGCGCGGCTGGAGAACACGCTGGAGCTGCCCGACTGGCCGAATGAGAGGAATGTCTTTCCAGGAGGAACCGGCGGGGAGCAGGCCCAAAGCCGTGGCAAGGTGTTTTTGCCGCCTCCGCCCCCGCCCTCGAAAGGCCCCTACCTGATCTGGAGCCAGAGCAAGGGGACGCTGACCGACCAGGACGGGAACGTTCTGGGCAACGGCTACTCCGGCAAGGGCACGCCCGGGGAAAAGGACGCGGGACGAAACAACCCGGGCCGTGAGGGCGAGGAGAACGTCGGCCCCATTCCACGCGGGAACTGGAGAGTCGTGGAGATCACCGACGAGAACTACCGGCCGGATCTTGCGCGCCCCATTTTCAAACTGGAGCCTGATACCGAAACCGAAGCAAGGGTCAACAGCATGGGACGCAAACCGCGATCATTCCTTGTCCACGGCGATAACGCTGAGAGCGACGCGTCTGAAGGCTGTATCATTCTGAACTATCCCACGCGGAGCATGTTGAAAAAGTATAAGGACAAGGTGATCCATGTTTCGGAATAG
- a CDS encoding tlde1 domain-containing protein, producing the protein MLRDREGRKLWIQTERGEFDPLESYQQIDERRKSKGGPDWWVVAKEPGWAPPKQRMSLVAGGLAGHTKPNSHGDQQPYDELGRYAGPGEGAWSEKPKEEKTRGGSLLTTLLGRDGDDFLAGHSGGDVLDKRRAYRPANQGLDHRQPMASTQREPLPELPDWPSGLELPDWPNEGNVFPGGAGVLTGGNQTRQEPGTDGEQDEDVRKLPPPIKGKPCILWIQDQGALMEEDGRVLAKGHAGQGQCTNNPDCEGVPDQGPAPGGNWRMVLLNDKEARERHLAAPVFRLVPADEETRRRAEALHRKPFSFLIHGARRDGRESSQGCIILDWATRDSLRKRKDSILRILPRR; encoded by the coding sequence ATGTTGCGGGACCGGGAAGGGCGAAAATTGTGGATTCAGACGGAACGCGGGGAGTTCGACCCGCTGGAGTCGTACCAGCAGATCGACGAACGCAGAAAATCCAAGGGCGGGCCTGACTGGTGGGTGGTGGCGAAAGAGCCGGGCTGGGCTCCGCCCAAGCAACGGATGTCCTTGGTGGCGGGAGGCCTGGCCGGGCACACCAAGCCCAACTCCCACGGCGACCAGCAGCCCTATGACGAACTGGGCCGTTACGCCGGGCCCGGAGAAGGGGCCTGGAGCGAGAAGCCCAAGGAGGAAAAGACCCGGGGCGGAAGCCTGTTGACCACCCTCTTGGGCCGGGACGGCGACGACTTCCTGGCCGGTCACTCGGGCGGGGATGTGCTGGACAAACGGAGGGCATACAGACCGGCAAATCAAGGCTTGGATCACAGGCAACCGATGGCCTCGACGCAACGTGAGCCATTGCCGGAATTGCCCGACTGGCCGAGCGGGCTCGAATTGCCGGATTGGCCGAATGAGGGGAATGTCTTTCCTGGAGGCGCGGGCGTCCTGACCGGGGGAAACCAGACGCGGCAAGAGCCCGGCACGGACGGGGAGCAGGATGAGGATGTGAGGAAGCTCCCTCCCCCCATCAAAGGAAAACCCTGCATTCTCTGGATTCAGGACCAGGGCGCCCTGATGGAGGAGGACGGCCGGGTGCTGGCGAAGGGTCATGCGGGGCAAGGGCAGTGCACGAACAACCCGGATTGCGAAGGGGTGCCCGACCAGGGCCCAGCTCCCGGCGGGAACTGGCGGATGGTGCTGCTGAACGATAAGGAGGCGCGAGAGAGACATCTGGCCGCGCCGGTGTTTCGTCTCGTCCCCGCCGACGAGGAAACCAGACGCAGGGCCGAGGCGTTGCACCGTAAACCGTTTTCATTTCTTATTCATGGAGCACGGAGAGATGGGAGAGAGTCCTCGCAAGGCTGCATCATTCTGGACTGGGCGACGCGCGATTCCCTGCGGAAGCGAAAGGACAGCATCCTTCGCATTCTTCCGCGGCGTTAG
- a CDS encoding amino acid ABC transporter ATP-binding protein, giving the protein MIRFEHVQKWFHDLHVLNDVNLHIAPGEVVVICGPSGSGKSTLIRCINRLEPIQKGRIVVDGVDVGDPRTNMVMLRAEVGFVFQQFNLYPHMTVLENIVLAPMLVRGTPRAEAEAAAMELLSKVNIPDKAGAYPSQLSGGQQQRVAIARGLAMKPRIMLFDEPTSALDPEMINEVLDVMKTLAREGMTMVVVTHEMGFAREVADRVIFMDHGALVEENTPEEFFNHPKQERTKDFLSKILSH; this is encoded by the coding sequence GTGATCCGTTTCGAACATGTCCAGAAATGGTTTCATGATCTGCATGTCCTGAACGACGTGAACCTCCACATCGCCCCGGGCGAGGTGGTGGTCATCTGCGGGCCTTCCGGCTCGGGCAAGTCCACGCTCATCCGCTGCATCAACCGCCTGGAGCCGATCCAGAAGGGCCGCATCGTGGTGGACGGGGTGGACGTGGGCGACCCGCGCACGAACATGGTCATGCTTCGGGCCGAGGTGGGCTTCGTGTTCCAGCAGTTCAACCTCTACCCGCACATGACCGTGCTGGAGAACATCGTCCTGGCCCCCATGCTCGTGCGCGGCACGCCGCGCGCCGAGGCCGAGGCCGCGGCCATGGAGCTGCTCTCCAAGGTGAACATCCCGGACAAGGCCGGGGCCTACCCCAGCCAGCTCTCCGGCGGCCAGCAGCAACGCGTGGCCATCGCCCGGGGCCTGGCCATGAAGCCCCGGATCATGCTCTTCGACGAGCCCACCAGCGCGCTCGACCCGGAGATGATCAACGAGGTGCTGGACGTGATGAAGACCCTGGCGCGCGAGGGCATGACCATGGTGGTCGTGACCCACGAGATGGGTTTCGCCCGCGAGGTCGCGGACCGGGTCATCTTCATGGACCACGGCGCGCTCGTGGAGGAAAACACCCCCGAGGAGTTCTTCAACCATCCGAAGCAGGAGCGCACGAAGGACTTCCTGAGCAAGATTCTCTCGCATTAG
- a CDS encoding ABC transporter substrate-binding protein: MRSLKTLALASLLLLAAASVAMAGPAYDRVMKEKTLRAGIMTDSIPGAFYNEKKEWVGFDVDIAEEIAKRLGVKLERVAVNNKTRVAFVQEGRIDISVANMTHKRERDKSIDFSITYFFDGQKVLVKKGAVKDWKDLMGKKVATMQGTTSEINLKAKLKSLGEKNVDQSVISFQKESECFQALQMGRVAGWSTDSTILLGYAAQEPGKWEVIGDFISDEPYGIGLPQDDSALRDAVNFAIQDMWTDGAYMKIYDKWYGPNTPYAFPMSGKIEMWP; the protein is encoded by the coding sequence ATGCGTTCCCTGAAGACCCTGGCTCTTGCCTCGCTGCTCCTGCTGGCCGCCGCCTCCGTGGCCATGGCCGGTCCGGCCTACGACCGCGTGATGAAGGAGAAGACCCTGCGCGCGGGCATCATGACCGACTCCATCCCCGGCGCCTTCTACAACGAGAAGAAGGAATGGGTGGGCTTCGACGTGGACATCGCCGAGGAGATCGCCAAACGCCTGGGCGTGAAGCTCGAGCGCGTGGCCGTGAACAACAAGACCCGCGTGGCCTTCGTCCAGGAAGGACGCATCGACATCTCCGTGGCCAACATGACCCACAAGCGTGAGCGCGACAAGAGCATCGACTTCTCCATCACCTACTTCTTCGACGGCCAGAAGGTGCTCGTGAAGAAGGGCGCGGTGAAGGATTGGAAGGATCTCATGGGCAAGAAGGTCGCCACCATGCAGGGCACCACCTCCGAGATCAACCTCAAGGCCAAGCTGAAGAGCCTGGGCGAGAAGAACGTCGACCAGAGCGTGATCTCCTTCCAGAAGGAGTCCGAGTGCTTCCAGGCCCTGCAGATGGGCCGCGTGGCCGGTTGGAGCACCGACTCCACGATCCTGCTGGGCTACGCCGCCCAGGAGCCCGGCAAGTGGGAAGTCATCGGCGACTTCATCTCCGACGAGCCCTACGGCATCGGCCTGCCCCAGGACGACTCCGCGCTGCGCGACGCCGTGAACTTCGCCATCCAGGACATGTGGACCGACGGCGCCTACATGAAGATCTACGACAAGTGGTACGGCCCCAACACGCCGTACGCCTTCCCCATGTCCGGCAAGATCGAGATGTGGCCGTAG
- a CDS encoding amino acid ABC transporter permease — MLKHWMEKPLAQYATLALILGLAVWYWGFVFSFHYKFDWSVLFVENKTYGLNLGLELLKGLTLTVKISLLSAAIALGLGTALGLARLSHFRPLRWVATCYVEFFRNTPLLVQLFFWYFALPKLLPDAGREWLFSLHYEFWVAVFGLAAYTSSFMAEVIRAGLQSIPKGLLEAAYSSGLTYFQVLTRVILPLAFRAIIPPLGSEFLNNMKNSSLAMVVGVADLTWQSQQIESLTFRGFEATTAATVLYLSLSLIISGVLNTVNRRLRVERLARPSWMDLALDRLLLPIGLFFRALTRPLRRMARRRRQSLTRSALGALWARFLGLARRALVLAGKAVFLGLLAALAWKIAQGLADFDWAVVFDNITTMLIWRFPHGDEHEILWGLGGLSFSLLMAVIAISVSFVMGLVIGLARMAENRVLRIPATAYIEIIRGNPLIIVIFWVYFFVPVLLDTFLNVFWSATIALTLFTAAYIAEIVRGGIQNIPRGQFEAAYSTGLTYAQTMRRIILPQALKQMIPAIVGQFIAIFKDTSLAYVIGVLELTFVAQGLNNRLMVHPFEIYSTVALLYFLGCYVMSLFAARLERRLSPERVRLRM, encoded by the coding sequence ATGCTCAAGCATTGGATGGAAAAACCCCTGGCCCAATACGCCACCCTGGCCCTCATCCTGGGCCTGGCGGTCTGGTATTGGGGCTTCGTCTTCAGCTTCCACTACAAGTTCGACTGGTCGGTTCTCTTCGTGGAGAACAAGACCTACGGCCTGAACCTCGGCCTGGAGCTGCTCAAGGGCCTGACCCTGACCGTGAAGATCTCCCTGCTCTCGGCGGCCATCGCCCTGGGCCTGGGCACGGCCCTCGGCCTGGCGCGGCTCTCGCACTTCCGGCCCCTGCGCTGGGTGGCGACCTGCTACGTGGAGTTTTTCCGCAACACGCCCCTGCTCGTGCAGCTCTTCTTCTGGTATTTCGCCCTGCCCAAGCTCCTGCCCGACGCCGGGCGGGAATGGCTCTTCAGCCTGCACTACGAGTTCTGGGTGGCCGTGTTCGGCCTGGCCGCCTACACCAGCTCGTTCATGGCCGAGGTCATCCGCGCCGGGCTCCAGTCCATCCCCAAGGGGCTCCTGGAGGCCGCCTATTCCTCGGGCCTGACCTATTTCCAGGTGCTCACGCGGGTCATCCTGCCCCTGGCCTTCCGGGCGATCATCCCGCCCCTGGGCAGCGAGTTCCTGAACAACATGAAGAACTCGTCCCTGGCCATGGTCGTGGGCGTGGCCGACCTCACCTGGCAGTCGCAGCAGATCGAATCCCTGACCTTCCGGGGCTTCGAGGCCACCACGGCGGCCACGGTGCTCTACCTCTCGCTCTCGCTGATCATCTCCGGGGTGCTGAACACCGTGAACCGGCGGCTGCGGGTGGAGCGTCTGGCCCGGCCCTCCTGGATGGACCTGGCCCTGGACCGGCTGCTGCTGCCCATCGGGCTCTTCTTCCGGGCCCTGACCCGGCCCCTGCGGCGCATGGCCCGTCGCCGCCGCCAGTCCCTGACCCGCTCGGCCCTGGGCGCGCTCTGGGCCCGCTTCCTGGGCCTGGCCCGGCGGGCGCTCGTCCTGGCGGGCAAGGCCGTCTTCCTGGGCCTGCTGGCCGCCCTGGCCTGGAAGATCGCCCAGGGGCTGGCCGACTTCGACTGGGCCGTGGTGTTCGACAACATCACGACCATGCTCATCTGGCGTTTCCCCCACGGCGACGAGCACGAAATCCTCTGGGGCCTGGGCGGACTGTCCTTCTCCCTGCTCATGGCCGTCATCGCCATCTCGGTAAGCTTCGTCATGGGCCTGGTCATCGGCTTGGCGCGCATGGCCGAGAACCGCGTCCTGCGCATCCCGGCCACGGCCTACATCGAGATCATCCGCGGCAACCCGCTGATCATCGTCATCTTCTGGGTCTACTTCTTCGTGCCCGTGCTCCTGGACACCTTCCTGAACGTGTTCTGGTCCGCGACCATCGCGCTGACCCTGTTCACCGCGGCCTACATCGCGGAGATCGTGCGCGGCGGCATCCAGAACATCCCCAGGGGCCAGTTCGAGGCCGCCTACTCCACGGGCCTGACCTACGCCCAGACCATGCGCAGGATCATCCTGCCCCAGGCCCTGAAGCAGATGATCCCGGCCATCGTGGGCCAGTTCATCGCCATCTTCAAGGACACCTCCCTGGCCTACGTCATCGGCGTGCTGGAGCTGACCTTCGTGGCCCAGGGCCTGAACAACCGGCTCATGGTCCATCCCTTCGAGATATACTCCACCGTGGCCCTGCTCTACTTCCTGGGCTGCTACGTCATGAGCCTCTTCGCCGCCCGGCTGGAGCGCAGGCTCTCGCCCGAACGCGTGCGGCTGCGCATGTAG
- a CDS encoding methyl-accepting chemotaxis protein, whose protein sequence is MFRKSISSVLMASVALAVILAVAAIVTYVSRSTYSLSLELNEQAMQQMAQTTQKALHMYMDNAQNSVRTMASRSSVVAALGGDLSKVDADLKTCLRNDKNLWGVVLFDTTGMATVGLSASGDDLAGKSLSDRDYAKAILGGKDIFLPQTLMKVQSASSSALSFVVAAAVRGADGRLLGGVALYPLWDNFTKAFIDPVRFGQRGYPFMLDGQGRTIAHPTNKAEILAPADEINLKALQVKNGELSYEWKGEKKVIQVTTDPETGWVTCMSAYVSELAETATAQRNMLIGIGAAAVLLLVGVIALIIRRLVVRPITAIEAFTAAIAKGDFTAALATDFRFEFHHLAENIRVMVAELKNKLGFAQGVLKGFVMPCAVFDRDDKVTFTNEHMVRAIDKSGDPTSYHGQTSGQFIYDETGRDTAATRSMRERRMLQAEVPYTSHTGNKKVFDVTATPIHDLDDNVIGTLAVWFELTEIREQEKKIAAQNEKIAKAAEAADTVSDQVASASEELSAQIEQSSRGSEEQRSRTGEAATAMEEMNATVMEVAKSASTAAELADKAKSQAQDGEQLVRDVVATITRINEQSEVLRTDMTELGKQAEGIGQIMNVIADIADQTNLLALNAAIEAARAGEAGRGFAVVADEVRKLAEKTMTATNEVGAYIKAVQDSARKNIQNTEATAQAIHESTSTAEKSGAALREIVNMVEKTADQVRGIATASEEQSAASEQISRSTEEINRIAAETAEAMTQSAQAVSDLSRLAQDLKSIITDMQQ, encoded by the coding sequence ATGTTCCGCAAAAGCATCAGCTCGGTGCTCATGGCTTCCGTGGCCCTGGCCGTGATCCTGGCCGTGGCCGCCATCGTCACCTATGTCTCCCGCTCCACCTACAGCCTGAGCCTGGAACTCAACGAGCAGGCCATGCAGCAGATGGCGCAAACCACCCAAAAAGCGCTGCACATGTATATGGACAACGCCCAGAACTCCGTGCGCACCATGGCCAGCCGCTCCTCCGTGGTGGCCGCGCTTGGTGGCGATCTCTCCAAGGTGGATGCGGATCTGAAAACCTGTCTGCGAAACGACAAGAACCTCTGGGGCGTGGTGCTCTTCGACACCACGGGCATGGCCACGGTGGGGCTTTCGGCTTCCGGCGACGACCTGGCCGGCAAGAGCCTGAGCGACCGGGACTATGCCAAGGCCATCCTGGGCGGCAAGGATATCTTCCTGCCCCAAACCCTGATGAAGGTTCAGAGCGCCAGTTCCTCGGCCCTGAGCTTCGTCGTGGCCGCAGCCGTGCGGGGAGCGGACGGCAGGCTCCTGGGCGGCGTCGCCCTGTACCCCCTCTGGGACAACTTCACCAAGGCCTTCATCGATCCGGTGCGCTTCGGCCAGCGCGGCTATCCCTTCATGCTCGACGGCCAGGGCCGGACCATCGCCCATCCCACCAACAAGGCTGAAATCCTCGCCCCGGCGGATGAAATCAACCTCAAGGCCCTGCAAGTCAAGAACGGCGAACTGTCCTACGAATGGAAGGGCGAGAAGAAGGTCATCCAGGTGACCACGGACCCGGAGACGGGCTGGGTCACCTGCATGAGCGCCTACGTCTCCGAGCTGGCCGAGACGGCCACGGCCCAACGCAACATGCTCATCGGCATCGGCGCGGCCGCCGTGCTCCTGCTGGTGGGCGTCATCGCCCTCATCATCCGCCGCCTCGTGGTCCGGCCCATCACCGCCATCGAGGCCTTCACCGCGGCCATCGCCAAGGGCGACTTCACGGCCGCCCTGGCCACGGACTTCCGCTTCGAGTTCCACCACCTGGCCGAGAACATCCGGGTCATGGTGGCCGAGCTGAAGAACAAGCTCGGCTTCGCCCAGGGCGTGCTCAAGGGCTTCGTCATGCCCTGCGCGGTCTTCGACCGCGACGACAAGGTGACCTTCACCAACGAGCACATGGTCCGGGCCATCGACAAGAGCGGCGACCCCACGAGCTACCACGGCCAGACCTCGGGCCAGTTCATCTACGACGAGACCGGCCGCGACACCGCCGCCACCCGCTCCATGCGCGAACGCCGCATGCTCCAGGCCGAGGTGCCCTACACCTCGCACACGGGCAACAAGAAGGTCTTCGACGTGACCGCCACCCCCATCCACGACCTGGACGACAACGTCATCGGCACCCTGGCGGTCTGGTTCGAACTGACCGAAATCCGCGAACAGGAGAAGAAGATCGCCGCGCAGAACGAGAAGATCGCCAAGGCCGCCGAGGCCGCGGACACGGTCTCCGACCAGGTGGCCTCGGCCTCCGAGGAACTCTCGGCCCAGATCGAGCAGTCCAGCCGGGGTTCCGAGGAGCAGCGCTCGCGCACCGGCGAGGCGGCCACGGCCATGGAGGAGATGAACGCCACGGTCATGGAGGTGGCCAAGAGCGCCTCCACCGCGGCCGAGCTGGCCGACAAGGCCAAGAGCCAGGCCCAGGACGGCGAACAGCTCGTGCGCGACGTGGTCGCGACCATCACCCGCATCAACGAGCAGTCCGAGGTGCTCAGGACCGACATGACCGAACTCGGCAAGCAGGCCGAGGGCATCGGCCAGATCATGAACGTCATCGCCGACATCGCGGACCAGACCAACCTCCTGGCCCTCAACGCCGCCATCGAGGCCGCCCGCGCGGGCGAGGCCGGTCGCGGATTCGCCGTGGTCGCCGACGAGGTGCGCAAGCTGGCCGAGAAGACCATGACCGCCACCAACGAGGTGGGCGCGTACATCAAGGCCGTGCAGGACAGCGCGCGCAAGAACATCCAGAATACCGAGGCCACGGCCCAGGCCATCCACGAGAGCACGTCCACGGCCGAGAAGTCCGGCGCGGCCCTGCGCGAGATCGTGAACATGGTCGAGAAGACCGCCGATCAGGTGCGCGGCATCGCCACGGCCAGCGAGGAACAGTCCGCCGCCAGCGAACAGATCAGCCGCTCCACCGAGGAGATCAACCGCATCGCGGCCGAGACCGCCGAGGCCATGACCCAGTCCGCCCAGGCCGTCTCCGACCTGTCCCGGCTGGCCCAGGATCTGAAGAGCATCATCACCGACATGCAGCAATAG